TGGATGCGAAGCGCCCCTACGGCGATGCGGTGGTCACGGGCACCGGCACCATCCACGGGCGGCAGGTCGCCGTGTACAGCCAGGACTTCACGATCTTCGGCGGCTCGCTCGGCGAGGTCGCGGGCGAGAAGATCATCAAGGTCATGGAGCTCGCGCTCAAGACGGGCGTGCCGATCATCGGCATCCTCGACTCGGGTGGAGCCCGCATCCAGGAGGGCGTTGTGGCCCTCGGCAAGTACGGCGAGATCTTCCGGCGCAACACGGCGGCGAGCGGCGTGATCCCGCAGATCTCGATCATCTGCGGCCCGGCCGCGGGCGGCGCGGTGTACTCCCCCGCCCTCACCGACTTCGTCATCATGGTCGACAAGACCAGCCAGATGTTCGTCACCGGCCCCGACGTCATCAAGACCGTCACGGGTGAAGACGTCGGCATGGAGGAGCTCGGCGGCGCGCTCACCCACAACCGCACGTCCGGCGTTTCGCACTACCTCGCGAGCGACGAGCACGACGCCTTCGACTTCGCGCGCGCGCTGCTGAGCTACCTGCCCGACAACAACCTCGCCGAGCTGCCGCAGTACGCGGCCGAGGCCGAGCTCGAGATCACCGACGACGACCGTCGGCTGAACAGCATGATCCCCGACAGCCCGAACCAGCCCTACGACGTCGTCGGCATCATCGACCACGTCGTCGACGAGGGCTCGTTCCTCGAGGTGCAGCCGCTGTTCGCCCCCAACATCGTCATCGGCTTCGCGCGCGTCGAGGGCCGCAGCGTCGGCGTCATCGCCAATCAGCCCAACGCGATGGCGGGCACGCTCAACATCGACGCGGGCGAGAAGGCCGCGCGCTTCGTGCGCTTCTGCGACGCCTTCTCGATCCCCATCCTCACCCTCGTCGACGTGCCCGGGTACCTGCCCGGCACCGACCAGGAGTGGACGGGTGTGATCCGCCGCGGCGCCAAGCTGCTCTACGCCTACGCCGAGGCGACCGTGCCGCTCGTCACCGTCATCACGCGCAAGGCCTACGGCGGCGCCTACATCGTCATGGGCTCGAAGCAGCTCGGCGCCGACATGAACCTCGCCTGGCCGACGGCCGAGATCGCCGTCATGGGCGGGCAGGGTGCGGTGAACATCCTGTACCGCGACCAGATCAGGGCCGCCGAGGCCGCGGGAGAGGACGTCGCGGCGGTGCGCACGCGGCTCGCGAACGAGTACACCTACAACGTCGCGAGCCCGTTCCTCGCCGCCGAGCGCGGCGAGCTCGATGGCATCATCGAACCGGCGGCGACGCGCGTCGCGGTGATCAAGGCCCTGCGGGCGCTCAAGACCAAGCGGGCGAGCCTGCCGCCGAAGAAGCACGGGAACATCCCGCTGTGAGCGAGCAGACCCCTGCGGCGATGGATGCGGCGCCCGCGATGCGCGTCGTGGCAGGCAGCCCGACCGACGAGGAGCTGGCCGCAGCGCACTCCGTGATCGTCGCCGTGCTGGCCGAGCGGGCCGCGCGCGGGGCCGAGCTCATCGAGCCGCCCGTCGACCGCTGGAGCCGCGGAGCACGCGCCCTGCGTACCCCGCTCGCCCCCGGGCCGGGCGCCTGGGCGGGAACGACGGGTCAGCGCGGCTGCTGAACCGCGCGAATCGAGCCCGTT
The sequence above is a segment of the Microcella humidisoli genome. Coding sequences within it:
- a CDS encoding acyl-CoA carboxylase subunit beta, producing the protein MTDPTPATTPAAPDLSTTAGKIADLKIRYHEAVTASGEAAIEKQHAKGKMTARERIDTLLDHGSFVELDEFVRHRTHAFGMDAKRPYGDAVVTGTGTIHGRQVAVYSQDFTIFGGSLGEVAGEKIIKVMELALKTGVPIIGILDSGGARIQEGVVALGKYGEIFRRNTAASGVIPQISIICGPAAGGAVYSPALTDFVIMVDKTSQMFVTGPDVIKTVTGEDVGMEELGGALTHNRTSGVSHYLASDEHDAFDFARALLSYLPDNNLAELPQYAAEAELEITDDDRRLNSMIPDSPNQPYDVVGIIDHVVDEGSFLEVQPLFAPNIVIGFARVEGRSVGVIANQPNAMAGTLNIDAGEKAARFVRFCDAFSIPILTLVDVPGYLPGTDQEWTGVIRRGAKLLYAYAEATVPLVTVITRKAYGGAYIVMGSKQLGADMNLAWPTAEIAVMGGQGAVNILYRDQIRAAEAAGEDVAAVRTRLANEYTYNVASPFLAAERGELDGIIEPAATRVAVIKALRALKTKRASLPPKKHGNIPL
- a CDS encoding acyl-CoA carboxylase subunit epsilon, which translates into the protein MSEQTPAAMDAAPAMRVVAGSPTDEELAAAHSVIVAVLAERAARGAELIEPPVDRWSRGARALRTPLAPGPGAWAGTTGQRGC